Genomic segment of Kibdelosporangium phytohabitans:
CACGGGCAAGGTCGTCGACGTGGACCGGGCGACCACCGGCGGGTTCGCCCGCGGCCACGCGCGGGTCGAGGGGATCGGTGGCCACCGCGGTTCGCGGCTGACCCTGTCGTTCCAGAACGAGCACCTCGTCGCCGAACGCGACGGCGAGGTCGTGACCAGCACACCGGACCTGATCTGCGTGCTGGACAACGAGACTGGACAACCGGTGACCACCGAGGGGCTGCGGTACGGCAACCGGGTCGCCGTCCTCGGCGTCCCGTGTGACAGCCGGTGGACGACTCGCGAGGGGCTGCGGCTCACCGGGCCGCGGGCGTTCGGCTACGACCACGACTACCGGCCGATCACGGCCGTGCCGAACTCATTGGGGTCGAAGTCCTTGGGGGACAAGAGATGACCACTGCGTCGAGTGCCTGGCAGTCCGCACACCTGATCCGGCCGCCGATCTCCCCGCCGATGGCACTGCCCAGCCGGGACGACGAGCACGTGGCCGTGCCCGAGCGGTGCGGCACCTGCGGTCAGCCGATCGGGTACTGGGCGATCGACCGGCTCACCGGGCTGCTGGACCGCTGGGGCTGGGACACGTACGCGCCACGAACGCTGCGGGACGCGCACGAGCAGCGCCAGCCGCTGGCGTTGCTGCTGCTGGACCTCGACCACTTCAAGGACATCAACGACCGCTACGGCCACGTGGCAGGCGACATGGTCCTGCACGCGGTGGCTGAGGTGCTGCGCGAGGCCTGCCGTGAGAACGACGTCCTGGGCCGCTACGGCGGGCACGGCGGCGACGAGTTCCTCGTCCTGCTGCCGATGACCAACCGGGACAGGGCGTTGTCGGTGGCCTCTCGCGTGCTGGACGGCGTGCGGGCGCTGCGGATCAGCGTCCCCGACGTGGACCGCGGCGTGCGCACGACACTGACCGGGCTGAGCGTGTCGATCGGCGTCGCGCTCTATGTCCCGGCCCGCGGAATGGAACCGGTATTGACCGATCTGGTCCTCGAAGCGGACGCCGCCCTGCTTGTCGCCAAGAGGGAAGGACGCGACACCGTGCGGATCGGAAGGCGCCGTTAATTACCCGGCAGAAGGCGTGTCGTTGGTAGGACTTTTCCGTACCTCCGGCCGTCCTATCATCCTTTCCCAGTTCTTTTCGTTGACAGGTGATGCCTTACTCCGTTCAGCGGGTTTTGAGCTGTGATGACCGCGATACGGTAGGTCACCGCTCGCGAGTCGCGTGTGTCGCATTTGGAGGTATCTGATGCTTCATATGTTGGCCGCTGCCGGCGTTGCTTTATCCATCGTCGGACAACCAGTTCAAGCGGCCGGGTGGCCTTCCACACCGCCGCCCGACAAGATTATCATCGATGTTGCGACCGTGAATGGCTCTGGATGCCGTCCGGGAACGGCGGCCGTGGCCGTGTCCGAGGACAACGAGGCCTTCACGGTGACGTACAGCGAGTTCTTGGCGCAAGTGGGCGTCGGTGCCCAGCCAACCGACTTCCGCAAGAACTGCCAGATCAGCCTGAAGGTGCACGTCCCGCAGGGCTTCACCTACGCGGTGGCCCAGGCGGACTACCGTGGTTTCGCCCACCTTGAGCGCGGGGCCAACGGCCTCGAGCGGGCGAACTACTATTTCCAGGGAATGTCGCCGACGTCGTTCGTGAACCACCCCCTCAACGGGGCCATGAGTGACGACTGGCAGTTCACCGACAAAACCGACATCGCCGCGCTGGTTTACCACCCGTGTGGCGAGCAACGCAACTTCAACATCAACACCGAGTTGCGGGTGAATGCTGGAACGTCCGACCCGAAGAAGACGACCAGTTTCATCGCGATGGACTCGACGGACGGAAGCATTAATACCACCTACCATTTCCACTGGAAGACCTGCCCTCGTTAGTAAGAATTAGCACCGATCTCGCGGCGGCGTGGTGAGCCGAACGTGGTTTTTCCGGAGCCCTCGTCCGTGAAAACCACGTTCGGTCCAGTGACGTACGGCTCACCTCCGGCCAGGAAGAAACCGGCGGACGCCCGGTGTTGGAACCCACATGCGGGAAACCGGTGTTGTGGTCATCGGAGCCGGGCAGGCGGGCCTGTCGACGGGCCACCACCTGCGCCGCTACGGGATCGACGACCTCGTCATGCTCGACTCCGGCGACGGGGCCGGGGGAGCGTGGCGGCACCGCTGGCCCTCACTGCGGCTGGGCAAGGTGAACGGCATCTACCCGTTGCCGGGTTTCCCACCGGTCGACGCGGACGCGGATCTGCCGGCGTCCGAGGTGGTCAGCGAGTACTACGCCTCCTATGAACGGGCCAACGGCCTGCACGTGCTGCGGCCGGTCGAAGTCACTTCGGTCGAGTACGGCCACGACGACAGGCTGCTTGTCTCCGCCGGAACTGACCAGTGGACCGCGCGGGCGGTCGTGAACGCCACAGGCACGTGGACGAGGCCGTTCTGGCCCTACTACCCGGGAATGGCGTCGTTCCGCGGCCGTCAGCTGCACACCGCGGACTTCCGGGACGTCGAGGAGTTCCGGGGCAAGAACGTGATCGTGGTGGGGGCGGGGTCCTCGGCCACCGGGCTGCTGCTGGAGCTGTCCGAACTGGCCTGCGTCACCTGGATCACCCGCCACGAGCCGGTGTTCCGCGACGAGGAGTTCACCGAGGACGTCGGCCGCGCGGCCGTGGCCGAAGTGGACGAACGGGTGCGGGCCGGGCTGCCGCCGCTGAGCGTGGTGAGCGTGACCGGGTTGTGGGCGCCGCCCGATGTCCGGGCCAGGCTGGAAAGCCTGCCGTGGCGGCCGATCTTCCACGAGGTCACGCCGGACGGGGTGCGGTGGCGCGACGGGAGCACGCTGGACGCCGACGTGATCCTGTGGGCGACGGGCTTCCGTGCGGCGCTGGACCACTTGGCACCGCTGGGATTGCGAGCACCGGGCGGCGGGATCGTGATGGACGGCACCAGAGTCGCCGCCGAGCCTCGGCTGCACCTGGTGGGATACGGACCTTCGGCCAGCACGGTCGGCGCGAACCGTGCTGGCCGAGCGGCCGCGCGTGAGATCCACGCGCTGCTCAACTCTTCGGAACTGGCTGCTGTCTAACGGTTGGCCGTGTCGTACACGTCCGACCTGCCGACCGTGGTGGCGACACGGCCCGCGAACAGCTGGTTCACCCGAGCTGCCTCTTGTGCGTTCGGATACGGGTTGGTGCACGACGTTCCGGCGCTGCCACCGGACATCAGGTACGAGCAGACACCGTTGTAGTTGTCGGGCAGCCCAAGTCCATGCCCGATCTCATGGGTCACGATGCGCAGTGCGTTGTGACCCCTGGCGATGTCCTGCGAGTCGATGTAGATCGTCGCGCAGCCAAGCCCGCACGGATACGCTCGCGATCCTCCACCCGAGGTGCCGAGGATCCGGATGGTCGCGTTTCCGCCGCGGACCAGCCGGACGTTGGGCGAACGCGAACTCCAGATCTGCGCGGCCTGGTCGGCCTGACCGGAGTACGCCGAAGCGCTGTAGTACACCGTCCTGGCGAGGACGTTGGCTTCCGCCGACGCGGACGTGGCGGTGGCCGTCAACGCTCCGGTTGCGGCCACCGCCACGGCCACCGTGGCGGCGAACTTTCGCAGGGACACTCGGATCTCCTTGCGGTGCAGGGTGCAGGGATCTCCTGAGCATAAGGACCTATGCGTGATCGGCCATATCCACGACGGTCATAAGGACCGCTTATCGCCGCCTGCGTGCCCCCGCCACGACCGCGCCGGCGAGCAGCACGAGGACGATCGACCCGCCGATGACGAAGAACCACATCACACCGAACCCGGCGTCCACGTCGGACAGATTGTCACCGTCGTCCTGCTGAGCCGCCACCAGCGGCTGTTCCTCTTGGGTGGCAACGGGTTGGCCGAACGACCTGGTGATGTCGAAGACGAGGTCGCCGGTCACCAGGTGCCCGTCCTGGCCGGTGACGCGGTAGTTGATCGTGTATTTGCCCTTCGGTCCGTACGGCGCGTCGGCGGGAACCGTGACGGCCTTGCCGTCCATGGTCGGTTTGCCCATCGACCACTGCGTGCCGTTCGGGTCGGTGACGGTGATCGTGGGCGCCGCCTTGAGCTGCTCGTCGAACGTCAGCCGGATGCTGGCCGGTGGCTCGTCCAGCGCCTGGCCGGGTTCGGGGTCACTGGCCAGCAGCCGCACGTGCGCCGACGCCGGTGCGGCCGTGGCCAGTAACAGCGCTACGACGAGAAGCAGAGTCCGCAGGGTCATAGCTGCCCATCATCAGCCAGGGAGATATCGATTCAGTCACACATGACAGCGGTGCCGGGCCGGCCAACCTGAGCGCGACAGGTTCGGTTGTTGCCGGGCTGTCGGCTCACGTGCCGTGCGCGAAAGCCGACGGCCCCGGTTTCGGGTGATCGAGCGTGGCGAGCGCGGGCAGCACCTGTTTCAGGTCGGCCAGCAGCGCGTCGGCCAAGTCGGGGCTGAAACCGTTGCGCACCACGATCCGCAGCGCAGCCAGATCAGTGCGGTTGGCGGGGAAGGTGTACGCGGGCACCTGCCAGCCGCGAGCGCGCAGCGCGGTGGACACGTTGAACACCGAGAACGGCTGGCCCTCGGCGACCGTGAACGCGAAAACCGGCAACTCGTCGCCCTTGGTGAGCAGCGTTAACGGGCCCAGTTCGGCGATCCGCGCCGCGAGCGAGGTGGCCACGTCCCGGCAGGCCTGCTGCACGCGCCGGTATCCGTCGAACCCCAGCCGCAGGAAGTTGTAGTACTGCGTGACGACCTGGGATCCGGGCCGGGAGAAGTTCAGCGCGAACGTCGGCATCGTGCCGCCGAGATAGTTCACCCGGAAAACCAAGTCCTCGGGCAGGGCCTGCGTGTCACGCCACACCACCCAGCCGACACCCGGGTACACCAGTCCGTACTTGTGGCCGGACGTGTTGATCGACGCGACGCGCGGCAGCCGGAAGTCCCACCGCAGATCCGGATCGCAGAACGGCGCGATCATCGCGCCGGACGCGCCGTCCACGTGCACCGGGATGTCCAGCCCGGTGCCGGCCTGCACCTCGTCGAGCGCCCGGCAGATCTCCTCGACCGGCTCGTAGCTGCCGTCGAATGTGGACCCGAGGACGGCCACGACACCGATGGTGTTCTCGTCGCACAGCTTGACGGCCTCTTCGGCGGACAGGTGGAACCGGTCGCCGTCCATCGGCACGAGCCGGGCGTCGACGTCCCAGTAGTTGGCGAACTTCTCCCAGCACACCTGGACGTTGACGCCCATCACGATGTTCGGCCTGCCCGGCCCGCCGCGATTTCGCCAGCGCCGTTTCAACGCGAGCCCGGCGAGCATGCAGGCCTCGCTGGAACCGGTGGTCGAGCAGCCGGGGGCGTCGGTGACGCTCGGCGCGTGCCACAGCCCGGCGAGCATCCGCACACAGCGCGCCTCCAGCTCGGCCGTGCGCGGGTACTCGTCCTTGTCGATCATGTTCTTGTCGAAGCACTCGGCCATCAGCTTCTCGGCCGTCGGCTCCATCCACGTGGTCACGAACGTCGCCAGGTTGAGCCGGGCGTTGCCGTCCAGCATCAGCTCGTCGTGCACGACCTGGTAGGCCAGGTCCGGGTCGAGGCCACCGGCAGGCAGCTCGTTCTTCGGGATGTGCGTCGGCACCCTGGCGTACAAGGGGTTGACCGATACCTCGGACGGGCCCGGTTCGGGCCCACGGGACGGGTGTGCCAGCGCCATGAGCCCACGCTAAGGGCTTGGTCAGGCCAGCGCAGCCCGTGCGTCCATCAGCGCGAACCCGAGCAGGTTCTGCCCGCGCCACTGGCTCGGGTGCTGGGCCCGCGGGTTGTCCTTGCCCAGCCCGATGCCCCAGACCACGTCCCTCGGCGCGGCTTCGACGAGGACCTTCTCACCCGTGCCGACCAGGAACTCGGTCATGGCCCGCTCGTGGGAGAACTTCGCCACGCTGCCCCGCACGACGATGTCGTACCGGTTGGCGGCCCACGTGTCCTGGTTGAAGTCCCGCACCGCGCGGCCGAGCTTCTTCGCGTCCGCCGGGGTGCCGGCGGCGAGGATGCGGGCCAGCATCTCCTCGTCGCCGAACAGGCGGGCCTTCTCGGCCATCATGAAGTGCTCGGCGCTGCGGTACACGACACCGTCCGCGCTGAAATCGGCCACCCACCACTGGCTGAGCAGCCACCTGCCGACCCGGTGGCCAGGCGTGGGCGTGTGCCCCCAGAAGAAGAGGAACTCCGGCTGGTGGCCGTCGGCCATCCGTTTGGTCAACTCTGCTCTGTCCACGCCGGGAGGCTAGCCATTACCTCCGACAGAATCGCGCGAATTCCCCCCTACCCCGTAGCGTCGTGGCCGTGACCTTGACGCAACGACCCGTCGGTGAGCTGCTCAGGCAGTGGCGTGAGCAGCGCAGGCTCAGCCAGCTCGCGCTCTCGCTCCAGGCGGACATCTCCACCCGGCACCTGAGCTTCATGGAGACCGGGCGGTCGTCGCCGAGCCGCGACATGGTGCTGCGGCTGGCCGAGGAGCTGGAGGTGCCGTTGCGCGACCGCAACCGGCTGCTGCTGGCCGCCGGGTACGCGCCCGTGTACGGCGAGACCTCGCTGGACGCGCCGGAGATGGCCGCGGTCAAGTCCGCTGTCCGGCGCATCCTGGCCGGGCACGAGCCGTACCCGGCGTGTGTGGTCGACCGGCAGTGGAACCTGGTCGACAGCAACGCCGCGATCCAGCTGTTGCTGACCGGCGTGGCGCCGGAGCTGCTGGCACCGCCGGTGAACGTGCTGCGCCTGAGCCTGCACCCGCAGGGGATGGCACCGCGGATCCGCAACCTGGGGGAGTGGCGTGCCCACCTGCTCGGCCGGCTGCGCCGCGAGATCACGGTGACCGCCGACGAGGGACTGAGCAGGCTCCACCAGGAACTGGTGGCGTATCCGTGCGACGACCCGGAGACGCACCCGGAGGACGATGTGGTGGTGCCGTTGCGCATCGCGCACAACGGCACCGAGTTGGCCTTCCTGAGCATCGTCGCGACGTTCGGCACGCCCGCTGACATCACCGTGGCGGAGTTGTCCATCGAGTCGTTCTACCCGGCCGACGACGCCACGGCCCGAGCGCTCGTCGCGTTCAAAGACGAGCAGCGGCGTTGAGCGCGTCCTGTGCCGAGCTTTGCCGTGCCGCGTCGGCGGCGTCCAACGGTCCGGTCCACTTCAGCCCGAGCTGGTCGGCGGCGTCGCGGTTGTTGTGCCAGATGGACTTCGCGTTGAGGCGGATGAAGTCCGCGTAGTGCCACCGCGGTGACTCGTGGTGCAAGTAGGACAGGTTGCGCATGAAGATCCCCTTGAACTGGGGGCCGTCCGCGCCGCAGCCGTTGTCCCATTCGCACGGCTCACGCAGGATTCCGTTGGGGTAGATGACAGTGCGGGTCGCCGCCGTGGCGATCCGGTGCGCTGTGTCCAGGTGGCGGCGGTCGTGTGTGATGTCGGCGAGGTCGGTCAGCGCACCGAGGACCACGCCCTGGTTGTAGGTCCACGTCGGCCGCCCGTTGTTGGCACAGTTGGCATCCAGGCCGTCGTTGACCAGGTTCGACGAGTTGATCATGCCGCTGGCCGCGAACCACGCCCAGCCGCGCTCGGCCCACTGCCGGTAGTGCCGTGCCTCCGTGCCCCTGGTGCGCTGGGTGAGCCGGGCGGCGATGCTGATGAACAGCTCGTTCGGGATGGCGTTCTTGTAGGTCTTCTCCTTGTTCCACCAGATCCCGCCGCCGCAGACGGTGTCCCAGCCCGCGGCCATGTCGGCGAACAGGCTCTTGGCGACCCCCAGGTAGCGCTGGTCCCTGGTCAGGTCGTAGGCGTTGATCCAGGTCAGCGCCCACCAGCCTTCGTCGTCGTAGTAGTGGTTGTGGAAGCCGCCGGGACCGAACTTCGCGTACGTGGTCGCGGCGTGCTCCGGTCCGGTTCGCGTGCGGTGCAGGCGGGACAGGTCGATCTCGGCGTTCAGCGCGTTGGCCGCGTTCCACCAGTTCGTCGTGTCGTAGACGCCGGTTCGCGGGTTGTACCACCGGGCCAGGACGGCGCCGCTGGCACGTGCCCACTGCTGTGCCGGCTCAGGTGACTGCTCTGTTCGGCTGGTTTCGGCGTTCGAGGTGCCCGGTAAGAGGATCAGGCTTGCGACGATCAGTGGCAGTACGAATCTGATCACGCGATCGAGTGAAGCATTCCCGCACTATCGGGGGAATACGCCAAAGGATGGCAGTCCCCGGACGAGGGGCTCGACAGGCGGGGTGGGAACAAGGTCTACTCGGTGATCGCACGCGCAACGAGGCGGGAGGTCAGCTGTGGCAGCAGAGGTCCGTGGGGTCGTCGCACGAGCCAAGGGCGAACCGGTCGAGGTGACGACGATCATCGTGCCCGATCCGGGGCCGGGTGAGGCCGTGGTGAAGGTGCGGACCTGCGGTGTCTGCCACACGGACCTGCACTACCGCGAAGGCGGCATCAACGACGAGTTCCCGTTCCTGCTCGGCCACGAGGCCGCGGGGGTGGTCGAGTCCGTCGGCGACGGCGTGACGGACCTGGAGCCCGGCGACTTCGTCGTGCTCAACTGGCGCGCGGTGTGCGGCGACTGCCGCGCCTGCAAGCGCGGCAGGCCCTGGTACTGCTTCAACACGCACAACGCCAAGCAGAAGATGACGCTGGCCGACGGCACCGAACTGTCGCCCGCGCTGGGCATCGGCGCGTTCGCGGAGAAGACCCTCGTGCACTCGGGCCAATGCACCAAAGTGGACCCGTCGGCCCGCGCGGCCGCCGTCGGCCTGCTCGGCTGCGGTGTGATGGCGGGAATCGGCGCGGCGATCAACACGGGCAACGTCGGCCGCGGTGACTCGGTCGCGATCATCGGCTGCGGTGGCGTCGGCAGCGGCGCGGTGGCCGGTGCCCGGCTCGCGGGCGCGGCCAAGATCATCGCGGTGGACGTCGACCCGCGCAAACTCGAGTGGGCGCAGGGCTTCGGCGCGACCCACTCGGTCAACGCCCGCGAGGTCGGCGACGTGGTCACCGCGATCCAGGACCTGACCGGCGGCTTCGGCGCGGACGTCGTGATCGACGCGGTCGGCCGCCCGGAGACGTGGCGGCAGGCCTTCTACGCCCGTGACCTCGCCGGGACCGTGGTGCTGGTCGGCGTGCCGACACCGGACATGGCGCTGGAGATGCCGCTGATCGACTTCTTCAGCCGCGGCGGCTCGCTGAAGTCGAGCTGGTACGGCGACTGCCTGCCCAGCCGTGACTTCCCGATGCTGGTCGACCTCTACCGGCAGGGCAGGCTCGACCTGGACGCGTTCGTCACCGAGGAGATCCCGCTCGACGGCGTCGAAGGCGCGTTCCACAAGATGCACACCGGTGACGTGCTGCGCTCGGTGGTCGTCTTCTGATTCAGAAATGGTTGCGGTACGGGTAAAGTAAGGCGAATGGGGTTATTCGGCCGCAAGCGGTCCGGGCTGCCGCAGCGCGAAGTCGTCCAAGGGCACACCTACGAGGACGCGGGACTGGACGCGGCGGCGCGGTCCGCGGCTGACGGGCACATCGACCCGGCGCTGGCCGCTTTGGCCGAGTGCCGCGGCAAACCGGAAGTCCGCGCGCTGCGCGTGCGGGTGCTGGCCGAGAAGCTCCTCGGCCGTGCGGAAGCCCTGCAGCGAACCGCGCTGGAGACCGGCAACCCGGACGCGTGGCTGCTCGCCGGGTCCACCTTCATCGAGGAGGCGTGGGCCATCCGCGGCCACGGCTGGGCCAGTTCGGTCGGCCAGGACCGGTTCCGGATGTTCTTCGCCACGCTGCGCAAGGCGATCGGCCCGCTCAACCAAGCAGCCGAGAGTCTGCCGAAGGACGCCGTGCCGTGGGCGCAGACCCAACGCGCCGCCCTCGGCCTGCAGGCCGGCCGGGACGAGACGGACGCGATCTGGCGTGAGATCGCGGCCCGCAGCCAGACGCTGTACCCGGCGTACTACACCAGGCTGCAGATCCTGGCGAAGAAGTGGGGCGGCTCGCACGAGGAGATGCTCGCGTTCGCGCGGCTGAGCGCGGACGCCGCGCCGCAGGGCGACCCGCTCGCCGCGATGGTCCCGATCGCGCACTTCGAGGTCCTGCTCGCCGACCAGAACGAGCTGATCGGCAACAAGCACACGATCAAGGCGGCGATGCTGCCCAACACCTACTTCTCGAAGGTCCGTACCGAGATCGACGCGGCCGCGGACAAGTGGATGGTCGCCATCCCGCGGGCGCACCCGCGTGCGTTGGAGGCACACAACGCCTTCGCTGCCGCGTACGTCCTGGCCGTGGAGCCGGTACGGGCCCGCACCCACCTGGTCGCGATGCGTGACCACCTGCACGACCTGCCGTGGAACTACTTCATCGATCACGACAAGCTGCGCGAGGAGTACCTCAAGGTGTACGGCAAGTTCGTGGCCAAGGCGCAGAAGCCCGCGGCGCTGTACTGACCGCGTGTCACCTGATGCGCGGGATGAGCTCGTTGCTCAGCCGTGGCCACGCTTGTACACGATCATGACACGGTTGGAAAACCGCTGTTCAGGCTCTTGTGAGCAAAACGTGCTCACAGGGGGTTGCCATGTGGTGTTGGATTACCCGGTGGCTGTAAGACTTGACGCCGACACGGTGTCCTCATTGGTGGGGCCGGATCTCGCCAGGATCGGTCGCGAACACTTAGACCAGGGCCGGGTCTTCGAACTCGGCGAGGACGACGGTGGTGTGGTCGCGACTGTGCTGGACTCCGGCCGCAGGGAATACGACGTATGGGTCGGCGTGGTCAACGGCCAGCTGACCGGCGAATGCGACTGCAAGCAGGCGGAAGCCTCGCTGTGCGGGCACGCCGTGGCGGTGACGCTGGCGGCGCTGGAGGACGGCATCCCGTTCACGTCGGTGACCGAGCAGGACGATGACGACGAGGACCGGTTCGCCGAACTGGCCGCGGGCCTGACCTTCGACCAGCTGGTCGACCTGGTCGCCCGGCAGGCGGTGGCCGACCCGGACTTCGCCGACGAACTCATCGCGTTGACCGAGGACGACGAGGACTAGGTCCCGCG
This window contains:
- a CDS encoding SWIM zinc finger family protein; this translates as MAVRLDADTVSSLVGPDLARIGREHLDQGRVFELGEDDGGVVATVLDSGRREYDVWVGVVNGQLTGECDCKQAEASLCGHAVAVTLAALEDGIPFTSVTEQDDDDEDRFAELAAGLTFDQLVDLVARQAVADPDFADELIALTEDDED
- a CDS encoding NADAR family protein encodes the protein MDRAELTKRMADGHQPEFLFFWGHTPTPGHRVGRWLLSQWWVADFSADGVVYRSAEHFMMAEKARLFGDEEMLARILAAGTPADAKKLGRAVRDFNQDTWAANRYDIVVRGSVAKFSHERAMTEFLVGTGEKVLVEAAPRDVVWGIGLGKDNPRAQHPSQWRGQNLLGFALMDARAALA
- a CDS encoding GGDEF domain-containing protein is translated as MTTASSAWQSAHLIRPPISPPMALPSRDDEHVAVPERCGTCGQPIGYWAIDRLTGLLDRWGWDTYAPRTLRDAHEQRQPLALLLLDLDHFKDINDRYGHVAGDMVLHAVAEVLREACRENDVLGRYGGHGGDEFLVLLPMTNRDRALSVASRVLDGVRALRISVPDVDRGVRTTLTGLSVSIGVALYVPARGMEPVLTDLVLEADAALLVAKREGRDTVRIGRRR
- a CDS encoding helix-turn-helix domain-containing protein, which codes for MAVTLTQRPVGELLRQWREQRRLSQLALSLQADISTRHLSFMETGRSSPSRDMVLRLAEELEVPLRDRNRLLLAAGYAPVYGETSLDAPEMAAVKSAVRRILAGHEPYPACVVDRQWNLVDSNAAIQLLLTGVAPELLAPPVNVLRLSLHPQGMAPRIRNLGEWRAHLLGRLRREITVTADEGLSRLHQELVAYPCDDPETHPEDDVVVPLRIAHNGTELAFLSIVATFGTPADITVAELSIESFYPADDATARALVAFKDEQRR
- a CDS encoding snapalysin family zinc-dependent metalloprotease encodes the protein MSLRKFAATVAVAVAATGALTATATSASAEANVLARTVYYSASAYSGQADQAAQIWSSRSPNVRLVRGGNATIRILGTSGGGSRAYPCGLGCATIYIDSQDIARGHNALRIVTHEIGHGLGLPDNYNGVCSYLMSGGSAGTSCTNPYPNAQEAARVNQLFAGRVATTVGRSDVYDTANR
- a CDS encoding copper resistance CopC family protein, with the translated sequence MTLRTLLLVVALLLATAAPASAHVRLLASDPEPGQALDEPPASIRLTFDEQLKAAPTITVTDPNGTQWSMGKPTMDGKAVTVPADAPYGPKGKYTINYRVTGQDGHLVTGDLVFDITRSFGQPVATQEEQPLVAAQQDDGDNLSDVDAGFGVMWFFVIGGSIVLVLLAGAVVAGARRRR
- a CDS encoding glutamate decarboxylase; the protein is MALAHPSRGPEPGPSEVSVNPLYARVPTHIPKNELPAGGLDPDLAYQVVHDELMLDGNARLNLATFVTTWMEPTAEKLMAECFDKNMIDKDEYPRTAELEARCVRMLAGLWHAPSVTDAPGCSTTGSSEACMLAGLALKRRWRNRGGPGRPNIVMGVNVQVCWEKFANYWDVDARLVPMDGDRFHLSAEEAVKLCDENTIGVVAVLGSTFDGSYEPVEEICRALDEVQAGTGLDIPVHVDGASGAMIAPFCDPDLRWDFRLPRVASINTSGHKYGLVYPGVGWVVWRDTQALPEDLVFRVNYLGGTMPTFALNFSRPGSQVVTQYYNFLRLGFDGYRRVQQACRDVATSLAARIAELGPLTLLTKGDELPVFAFTVAEGQPFSVFNVSTALRARGWQVPAYTFPANRTDLAALRIVVRNGFSPDLADALLADLKQVLPALATLDHPKPGPSAFAHGT
- a CDS encoding S-(hydroxymethyl)mycothiol dehydrogenase; the encoded protein is MAAEVRGVVARAKGEPVEVTTIIVPDPGPGEAVVKVRTCGVCHTDLHYREGGINDEFPFLLGHEAAGVVESVGDGVTDLEPGDFVVLNWRAVCGDCRACKRGRPWYCFNTHNAKQKMTLADGTELSPALGIGAFAEKTLVHSGQCTKVDPSARAAAVGLLGCGVMAGIGAAINTGNVGRGDSVAIIGCGGVGSGAVAGARLAGAAKIIAVDVDPRKLEWAQGFGATHSVNAREVGDVVTAIQDLTGGFGADVVIDAVGRPETWRQAFYARDLAGTVVLVGVPTPDMALEMPLIDFFSRGGSLKSSWYGDCLPSRDFPMLVDLYRQGRLDLDAFVTEEIPLDGVEGAFHKMHTGDVLRSVVVF
- a CDS encoding DUF4360 domain-containing protein — encoded protein: MLHMLAAAGVALSIVGQPVQAAGWPSTPPPDKIIIDVATVNGSGCRPGTAAVAVSEDNEAFTVTYSEFLAQVGVGAQPTDFRKNCQISLKVHVPQGFTYAVAQADYRGFAHLERGANGLERANYYFQGMSPTSFVNHPLNGAMSDDWQFTDKTDIAALVYHPCGEQRNFNINTELRVNAGTSDPKKTTSFIAMDSTDGSINTTYHFHWKTCPR
- a CDS encoding glycoside hydrolase family 76 protein, with amino-acid sequence MIRFVLPLIVASLILLPGTSNAETSRTEQSPEPAQQWARASGAVLARWYNPRTGVYDTTNWWNAANALNAEIDLSRLHRTRTGPEHAATTYAKFGPGGFHNHYYDDEGWWALTWINAYDLTRDQRYLGVAKSLFADMAAGWDTVCGGGIWWNKEKTYKNAIPNELFISIAARLTQRTRGTEARHYRQWAERGWAWFAASGMINSSNLVNDGLDANCANNGRPTWTYNQGVVLGALTDLADITHDRRHLDTAHRIATAATRTVIYPNGILREPCEWDNGCGADGPQFKGIFMRNLSYLHHESPRWHYADFIRLNAKSIWHNNRDAADQLGLKWTGPLDAADAARQSSAQDALNAAARL
- a CDS encoding NAD(P)-binding domain-containing protein gives rise to the protein MRETGVVVIGAGQAGLSTGHHLRRYGIDDLVMLDSGDGAGGAWRHRWPSLRLGKVNGIYPLPGFPPVDADADLPASEVVSEYYASYERANGLHVLRPVEVTSVEYGHDDRLLVSAGTDQWTARAVVNATGTWTRPFWPYYPGMASFRGRQLHTADFRDVEEFRGKNVIVVGAGSSATGLLLELSELACVTWITRHEPVFRDEEFTEDVGRAAVAEVDERVRAGLPPLSVVSVTGLWAPPDVRARLESLPWRPIFHEVTPDGVRWRDGSTLDADVILWATGFRAALDHLAPLGLRAPGGGIVMDGTRVAAEPRLHLVGYGPSASTVGANRAGRAAAREIHALLNSSELAAV